From the genome of Flavobacterium luteolum, one region includes:
- a CDS encoding glycoside hydrolase family 88/105 protein codes for MKYQKTALLLFLLFSVFAIAQNQTEASDNAIPYDLKWSERTALSILNKYPNAWQLDGNEKPKWDYKMGFVLSGFEKLYQKTNNKKYLNYIKEYVDGMIDSTGNIKKYDIKEYNIDCLNPGKLLFNLYDVTKDSRYLQIIGNLRNQLESQPRTASGGFWHKQIYPNQMWIDGLYMAEPFYAQFTVKYEKGKSLDDIAKQFELVQKHIVDKKTGLVYQAWDESKEIAWADKQTGTSPTIWGRGIGWYMVALVETLDYFPKSHPKYKVLVEYLNQIAKNVNQYKSENGLWYQVADKPDLYGNYVESSASGMIIYAFAKGANKGYLASSYKTTAKKSFDSFVKEFVKVDKKGQVNVLNVSSNVGLGGKPFRDGTNNYYLSSKTKENGAIGLGAFLLSAIELDK; via the coding sequence ATGAAGTATCAAAAAACAGCCCTATTGTTATTTCTGCTTTTTAGTGTTTTTGCAATTGCGCAAAATCAGACAGAGGCCTCAGACAATGCAATTCCGTACGATTTAAAATGGTCAGAACGAACTGCTCTTTCTATTTTAAATAAGTATCCGAATGCTTGGCAGCTTGACGGAAACGAAAAACCAAAATGGGATTATAAAATGGGTTTTGTATTGTCTGGTTTTGAAAAACTATACCAGAAAACAAACAATAAAAAATACCTCAATTATATTAAAGAATATGTTGATGGAATGATTGACAGTACTGGAAATATCAAAAAATACGATATTAAAGAATACAATATCGATTGTCTGAATCCGGGAAAACTACTGTTTAATTTATACGATGTTACAAAAGATTCGCGCTATCTACAGATTATCGGGAATTTAAGAAATCAGTTAGAAAGTCAGCCGAGAACAGCTAGTGGAGGATTTTGGCACAAACAGATTTACCCAAACCAAATGTGGATTGACGGGTTGTATATGGCAGAACCTTTTTATGCGCAGTTTACAGTTAAATATGAAAAAGGAAAAAGTTTAGATGATATCGCAAAACAATTCGAACTCGTTCAAAAACATATTGTAGACAAAAAAACAGGTTTGGTGTACCAAGCTTGGGATGAAAGTAAAGAAATCGCGTGGGCAGATAAACAAACAGGAACTTCGCCAACTATTTGGGGCAGAGGAATTGGTTGGTATATGGTTGCATTGGTGGAAACATTAGATTATTTCCCAAAATCGCATCCAAAATATAAAGTTTTGGTGGAGTACTTAAATCAGATTGCAAAAAATGTAAATCAGTACAAAAGCGAAAATGGGTTATGGTATCAAGTAGCTGATAAACCAGACTTATACGGAAATTACGTAGAATCTTCTGCTTCTGGAATGATTATTTATGCATTTGCAAAAGGAGCCAATAAAGGATATTTAGCTTCAAGCTACAAAACAACAGCTAAAAAATCATTTGACAGTTTTGTGAAAGAATTCGTGAAAGTAGATAAAAAAGGACAAGTGAATGTATTGAATGTTTCATCAAATGTAGGTTTGGGCGGAAAACCATTTCGCGACGGAACAAACAACTATTACTTGTCTTCCAAAACAAAAGAAAATGGTGCAATAGGATTGGGTGCTTTTTTATTAAGCGCAATCGAATTGGATAAATAA
- a CDS encoding alpha/beta hydrolase, with protein sequence MRKFKLILVLFFNVIVMQSQQYKVDTSYTIKSTYAKLIKKYPFITIPEIKSNPDVKETFDLVYNKEQNRVLHFDAFINTKKKKNPAVIMIHGGGWRSGNKNQMQFIGKEIAAKGYSCFAIEYRLSLEAKYPDGVIDVKNAIKFIKDNAVKFNVDPNKIAVLGCSSGGQMAALIGTTNNDPLFEDKNFKSRASSKVNAIIDVDGVLAFKHPESSEGDMAAFWLGGKSDEIPENWKNASALSHTDKNTPPVLYICSSIPRFHAGRDDMIQILNQYKIYNEVQTIPDSPHSFWFYDPWFTQTISYSVRFLDTIFK encoded by the coding sequence ATGCGAAAATTTAAATTAATTTTAGTGTTGTTTTTTAATGTAATTGTAATGCAAAGCCAGCAGTACAAGGTAGACACATCGTATACGATTAAAAGCACTTATGCTAAATTAATTAAGAAGTATCCATTTATTACTATTCCAGAAATAAAATCAAATCCAGATGTTAAGGAAACATTTGATTTAGTTTACAATAAAGAGCAAAATCGTGTTTTACATTTTGATGCTTTTATCAATACTAAAAAGAAAAAAAATCCTGCTGTAATTATGATTCATGGCGGAGGATGGAGATCGGGAAATAAAAATCAAATGCAGTTTATCGGAAAAGAAATTGCAGCAAAAGGTTATTCGTGTTTTGCGATTGAATACAGATTATCATTGGAAGCAAAATATCCTGATGGGGTTATTGATGTCAAGAATGCGATAAAATTTATAAAAGACAATGCGGTGAAATTTAATGTAGATCCAAACAAAATTGCGGTTTTAGGCTGTTCTTCGGGAGGTCAGATGGCAGCTTTGATTGGTACAACAAATAATGACCCGCTTTTTGAAGATAAAAATTTTAAAAGCAGAGCATCGTCAAAAGTCAATGCGATAATTGATGTAGACGGTGTTTTGGCATTTAAACATCCTGAATCGTCAGAGGGAGATATGGCAGCATTTTGGCTAGGAGGAAAATCAGATGAGATTCCTGAGAATTGGAAAAACGCATCTGCATTGAGTCATACAGACAAAAATACACCGCCGGTATTATATATCTGCAGCAGTATACCGAGATTTCATGCAGGAAGAGACGATATGATTCAGATTTTGAATCAATATAAAATCTATAATGAAGTGCAGACTATTCCAGATTCGCCTCATTCATTTTGGTTTTATGACCCTTGGTTTACACAGACAATCTCGTACAGCGTACGATTTTTAGATACAATTTTTAAATAA
- a CDS encoding RagB/SusD family nutrient uptake outer membrane protein, whose translation MKKILVIIGIIAAAVSSCSNYIEEDSRSFVPADATYKTATGFQLLVNSNYAWLKGIYGGNPWLFEAGTDMYAEGRTPEPAGLSQYALLIPSSDNVADLYNSCYQQIQAVNKTVYYSTVTEQTANINTLVGEARYLRANAYFLLVQTYGGVPIVLDNITTPVLSFTRNSAEEVYTQIIADLEFALANVGSAAYSTAGKVNKRAVNDLLAKVYLTRGYETFGKADDFSKAATYADAAIAGQTLALAYDQLFKPGNDLNAETIFSVQYDKASTSTDPTKLGNNQFYYFSSYLGGAETGAPLRSYNLCPTDYALGLYEKGDARWNATFMTEIVEGPETTNGVTKTILYYPYYRSSNPASLKVRHFYEPKWFTAADKTAWMTANASRLSATFVYHPWGEYSAAHTLIKNLDCYTIPVKKFDDPDPTTPSSTGPVSTRDIIVSRLGETYLIAAEAYLKAGNPGTGLARLNEVRRRAGVANATLAQFNIDYILDERGRELLGEYKRWFDLKRTGTLVARASAYNYKIKEANFVGVDGKLKILRPIPQSALDLNQNKDFPQNPGY comes from the coding sequence ATGAAAAAAATATTAGTAATAATAGGAATAATTGCTGCTGCTGTAAGTTCATGCAGTAATTATATAGAAGAAGATAGCCGTTCGTTTGTACCAGCAGACGCAACATATAAAACTGCAACAGGATTTCAGTTATTGGTTAATTCTAATTATGCTTGGTTAAAAGGAATTTATGGTGGTAATCCATGGCTTTTTGAAGCAGGAACCGATATGTATGCAGAAGGAAGAACTCCTGAGCCTGCAGGTTTAAGTCAATATGCGCTTTTAATTCCGTCTTCAGACAACGTTGCCGATTTATACAATTCTTGTTACCAGCAGATTCAGGCAGTAAACAAAACGGTGTATTATTCGACAGTTACAGAGCAGACAGCAAACATAAATACACTTGTAGGAGAAGCACGTTATTTAAGAGCAAATGCCTATTTCTTATTAGTACAGACTTATGGTGGTGTTCCAATTGTTCTAGATAATATAACTACCCCAGTTTTATCTTTCACGAGAAATAGTGCAGAAGAAGTATATACACAAATCATAGCCGATTTAGAATTTGCTTTGGCTAATGTTGGAAGCGCTGCTTATAGCACAGCTGGAAAAGTAAACAAAAGAGCAGTAAACGATTTGTTGGCAAAAGTATACTTAACAAGAGGATATGAAACTTTTGGTAAAGCAGATGATTTTTCAAAAGCTGCGACTTATGCTGATGCTGCAATTGCAGGACAAACTTTAGCGTTAGCTTACGATCAATTGTTTAAGCCAGGAAATGACTTAAATGCAGAGACGATTTTTTCTGTGCAATATGACAAAGCTTCAACAAGTACAGATCCAACAAAATTGGGTAATAACCAATTTTACTATTTCAGTTCTTATTTAGGAGGAGCAGAAACAGGAGCGCCTTTAAGAAGCTACAATTTATGTCCTACAGATTATGCTTTAGGTTTATACGAAAAAGGCGATGCTAGATGGAATGCGACTTTTATGACCGAAATTGTTGAAGGACCTGAAACAACAAACGGAGTTACAAAGACTATTTTATATTATCCGTATTACAGAAGTTCAAATCCAGCTTCGTTAAAAGTGAGACATTTTTACGAGCCAAAATGGTTTACAGCTGCAGATAAAACAGCTTGGATGACAGCTAATGCTTCAAGATTATCGGCAACATTTGTATATCATCCTTGGGGAGAATATTCTGCGGCACATACGCTAATTAAAAACTTAGATTGTTACACGATTCCAGTTAAGAAATTTGATGATCCAGATCCAACTACGCCTTCAAGCACAGGGCCTGTAAGTACGAGAGATATTATTGTTTCGAGACTTGGAGAAACGTATTTAATTGCTGCTGAGGCTTATTTAAAAGCAGGAAATCCAGGAACAGGTTTAGCTCGTTTAAATGAAGTGAGAAGAAGAGCAGGTGTAGCAAATGCAACTTTAGCCCAATTTAATATCGACTATATTCTAGACGAAAGAGGAAGAGAACTATTGGGAGAATATAAACGCTGGTTCGATTTAAAACGTACAGGAACTTTGGTAGCAAGAGCTTCGGCTTATAATTATAAAATTAAAGAAGCAAATTTTGTTGGTGTTGATGGTAAGCTTAAAATTTTAAGACCAATACCACAATCTGCTTTGGATTTAAACCAAAATAAAGATTTTCCTCAAAATCCTGGTTATTAG
- a CDS encoding DUF4861 family protein: MKAKITTAVLFFAGITAINAQKYDIKTNKTYAEISAKTDGKWEGRKYKGGTVFKNVDRLKLAPEHTDHSFDIRYEGPGWENNRIGYRLYLDWRNAIDIFGKKTSENILPKVGQDGFDSYHEMSDWGADILKAGKGIGIGSIDRYLNKEKLHFREVDSTIATVANKSNESTVKVNYYGWKTASDKIDFVSELTIKPDQLYTQHTIKASQAIKGICTGIVKTKTAELLKKDSKNKKWAYLATYGEQSLVPDKLGMAIFYEISTIENIEDTDLDYLLVFKPTTKAVTFYLLGAWEQEVNGIKTKEEFVQYLDKQLEVLNKKGKM, translated from the coding sequence ATGAAAGCAAAAATCACCACAGCAGTTTTATTTTTCGCAGGTATAACAGCCATAAATGCGCAGAAATATGATATCAAAACCAATAAAACGTATGCCGAAATATCTGCAAAAACAGACGGAAAATGGGAAGGAAGAAAATATAAAGGCGGTACTGTGTTTAAAAATGTGGACCGATTAAAGCTGGCTCCAGAACATACCGACCATTCTTTTGATATTCGCTACGAAGGTCCAGGATGGGAAAACAATAGAATTGGATATCGTTTATACTTAGACTGGAGAAATGCTATTGATATTTTTGGAAAAAAGACATCAGAAAATATTTTGCCAAAAGTAGGGCAGGACGGTTTTGATTCTTATCATGAAATGAGCGATTGGGGAGCCGATATTTTAAAAGCAGGAAAAGGAATCGGAATCGGTTCCATAGACCGTTATTTAAACAAAGAAAAATTACACTTCCGTGAAGTAGATTCAACAATTGCGACAGTGGCCAATAAGTCGAATGAATCTACAGTAAAAGTGAATTATTATGGATGGAAAACAGCTTCAGATAAAATCGATTTTGTGTCAGAATTGACAATTAAACCAGATCAGCTTTATACTCAACATACCATAAAAGCTTCGCAAGCAATCAAAGGAATCTGTACTGGAATTGTAAAAACAAAAACAGCTGAATTGCTTAAAAAAGACAGCAAAAATAAAAAATGGGCATATTTGGCAACTTACGGAGAACAATCTTTGGTTCCAGATAAGTTAGGAATGGCAATTTTTTATGAAATTAGTACTATTGAAAATATCGAAGATACAGACTTAGATTATCTTTTAGTTTTTAAGCCAACGACAAAAGCGGTGACTTTTTACCTTTTAGGCGCTTGGGAACAAGAAGTAAACGGAATTAAAACTAAAGAAGAGTTTGTTCAGTATTTAGACAAACAATTGGAAGTACTGAATAAAAAAGGAAAAATGTAA